A region of Diospyros lotus cultivar Yz01 chromosome 3, ASM1463336v1, whole genome shotgun sequence DNA encodes the following proteins:
- the LOC127796215 gene encoding 2-methylene-furan-3-one reductase, with the protein MEAALSSTTLLPLRPLRPHSLSSSPPPLSLSTSRTTRSRRLSSDSWQKGLASPAALPRRLSVSASSQAAPASAEAPSISSVPSQMKAWVYGEYGGVDVLKLESDVSVPPVKDDQVLVKVAAAALNPVDFKRRLGKFKATDSPLPTVPGYDVAGVVVKVGSQVKGLKEGDEVYGNINEKALEGPKQFGSLAQYTAVEEKLLALKPKNIDFAQAAGLPLAIQTAYEGLERSRFSAGKSVLVLGGAGGVGSLVIQLAKHVFGASRVAATSSTGKLEVLKSLGADLAIDYTKENFEDLPEKFDVVYDTVGQGDRAVKVVKEGGSVVVLTGAVTPPGFRFVVTADGAILKKLNPFLESGKVKPVVDSKGPFPFAKVVEAFSYVETSRATGKVVVHPIP; encoded by the exons ATGGAAGCCGCGCTCTCTTCCACAACCCTACTACCACTGAGACCCCTCCGCCCACATTCTCTGTCCTCTTCCCCACCTCCACTATCTCTCTCCACCTCCAGAACGACTAGAAGCAGAAGATTATCAAGCGATTCTTGGCAAAAGGGCTTGGCATCCCCCGCCGCTTTGCCTAGGAGACTGAGCGTTTCTGCCAGTTCTCAAGCCGCCCCTGCTTCCGCCGAGGCTCCTTCCATCTCCTCCGTGCCCTCTCAGATGAAGGCTTGGGTCTACGGAGAATACGGCGGCGTTGATGTTCTCAAGTTGGAGTCCGATGTTTCGGTGCCTCCGGTGAaggatgaccaggtgttggttAAGGTTGCTGCGGCTGCTCTCAACCCTGTTGATTTCAAGAGGAGGCTCGGTAAATTCAAGGCCACCGACTCGCCTCTCCCG ACGGTTCCGGGCTATGATGTTGCCGGTGTGGTGGTCAAGGTTGGCAGCCAGGTAAAGGGCCTAAAGGAAGGAGATGAAGTATATGGGAACATAAATGAGAAAGCACTGGAAGGACCTAAACAGTTCGGCTCTTTAGCTCAATACACTGCAGTCGAGGAGAAGTTACTGGCTCTTAAACCCAAGAATATTGATTTTGCTCAGGCTGCTGGTCTTCCGCTTGCAATTCAGACCGCCTATGAAGGGCTTGAAAGGTCTCGGTTTTCAGCAGGGAAATCTGTCCTTGTTTTGGGGGGTGCTGGTGGAGTGGGATCCCTCGTAATCCAG CTGGCAAAACATGTATTTGGTGCTTCAAGGGTTGCAGCAACTTCCAGCACCGGAAAGTTGGAAGTGCTGAAGAGCCTGGGTGCCGATTTGGCTATTGATTAcaccaaagaaaattttgaagaccTGCCTGAGAAATTTGATGTGGTCTATGACACAGTTG GGCAGGGAGATAGGGCGGTGAAGGTGGTGAAGGAAGGCGGCAGCGTAGTGGTTCTAACCGGAGCTGTCACGCCACCGGGCTTCAGATTTGTGGTCACTGCAGATGGAGCTATCCTGAAAAAACTAAACCCATTCCTAGAAAGTGGGAAGGTGAAGCCAGTGGTGGATTCCAAGGGTCCCTTCCCGTTTGCTAAGGTGGTTGAGGCTTTCTCTTACGTGGAAACCAGCCGAGCTACCGGAAAGGTAGTTGTCCATCCAATTCCATGA
- the LOC127797081 gene encoding carbonic anhydrase 2-like, whose amino-acid sequence MSLLSWRLHREMATDSCEDAITGLQKLLSEKGDLDDIAAAKIKQLTAELEAIAPKQFNAVERIKTGFAHFKKEKYEKNPALYGELAKGQSPKFLVFACSDSRVCPSHILNFQPGEAFMVRNIASMVPPYDQTKYSGVGAAIEYAVLHLEVENILVIGHSRCGGIKHLMHIPDDCTTASGSDFIDDWVKTCLPAKDKVRRECNSLDIDEQCTNCEKEAVNVSLKNLLTYPFVRERVAKKPLSVKGGHYDFVKGSFELLES is encoded by the exons ATGAGTCTTTTGTCTTG GCGACTACATCGGGAAATGGCGACAGATTCGTGCGAGGACGCCATTACTGGACTTCAGAAGCTCCttag TGAGAAGGGAGACCTCGACGACATCGCCGCCGCAAAGATCAAGCAATTAACGGCGGAGCTAGAGGCAATCGCTCCCAAACAATTCAACGCGGTGGAGAGGATCAAAACCGGCTTCGCTCACTTCAAGAAAGAGAAATACGA GAAAAATCCTGCGTTGTATGGTGAACTTGCTAAAGGCCAGAGCCCCAAG TTTTTGGTTTTTGCCTGCTCTGACTCCCGGGTCTGTCCTTCACACATCCTGAATTTCCAACCAGGGGAAGCCTTTATGGTCCGAAACATTGCCAGCATGGTCCCTCCATATGACCAG ACAAAATATTCTGGCGTGGGGGCGGCTATTGAATATGCAGTATTGCATCTGGAG GTGGAGAATATTCTGGTAATTGGGCACAGTCGTTGTGGAGGGATAAAGCACCTCATGCATATTCCAGATGATTGCACAACTGCCAG TGGCAGTGATTTTATTGACGATTGGGTCAAAACCTGTTTACCCGCAAAAGACAAGGTGAGAAGGGAGTGTAACAGCTTGGACATCGATGAACAGTGCACCAATTGTGAGAAG GAAGCTGTGAATGTCTCGCTGAAAAATCTGTTGACATATCCATTTGTGAGGGAGCGCGTGGCGAAAAAACCCCTATCCGTAAAGGGAGGGCACTATGACTTTGTTAAGGGCTCTTTTGAGCTGTTGGAGTCTTGA